Within the Eucalyptus grandis isolate ANBG69807.140 chromosome 1, ASM1654582v1, whole genome shotgun sequence genome, the region TCCATCGCCGTTGAGAAATTAGACATTGTACTTGTCCTAAACTGAATTTTCCAGTGCAAGATCTTATGGGATCTTCATAAGACGTACTATTTTCAATAATCTGTATATGATTTAATACGTGTGCTATACTCATCCTCGCATTTTGAGCGGTGAATAggcttttcttctctttattttgggtttctttctttttttctttcattttttattccaacTCTGGTCACGGTCAAGAAGCTTCTTGGCCAACACCCACGGCTATGTATGCGCTACGGCTATATAAACACGACACCACACAATCGCCCTTGCCCAACATCAAACCATTGAAGTCTCTCTCTCACAGCATATAGACAAATAGATACAAACACGCAGAAGAAAAGATGGAGGCATCGATCCAGTCGATTGCGCTAGCAACGGTTCTAGCCGTTCTGACCACATGGGCATGGAGGGTGGTGAACTGGGTGTGGGTGAGGCCGAAAAGGCTCGAGAGGCTCCTGAGACAGCAGGGTCTCTCCGGCAAACCCTACACCTTCCTTTTCGGTGACCTCAAGGAGAACTCGCGGTTGCTCACAGAGGCCAACTCCAAGCCCATCGCCATCTCCGACGACATCAAGCCTCGTCTCTTGCCTTTCTTGCATCAATCCTCCCAAACCTATGGTATGTACTTCTTCATAGTATCACTCTGTGCGGCacttatattttccttttaatcaaCACTCGCTTGGTTTCGCCCTTTGGTCGATGCTGTTTCTGATGGAGTTTCAGAACATTTGAATATACTATCCTTTATCTTGGAAATTCACACTTCCCTGTTTTGCATTTTTACGACCAAAGATGTTAATGCATCTCAATGCCTTTAAATAAGTGCTTATTTTGATATGCACACAATAAGGACATCTTACCATACAAAAGCGCATTAAATAAAACTTGCATGTGACCATGTCATGTGACATTTAAACAGTAATTACTAATTACATTGCCACACACACGCATATACAGAAGCACACCATAGCACAGATTTCTggagataattaccaaaaagcAAAACGATCACAAATATATTGTATGAATGCcttttagtcataaatttttaattttaccaaattaatcctaaaccttttgacaatttgttaatatagtcatttcagaAAATTTTAGCAAAAAATTGTAGATGTGGATGCCAGCCTTCTCATATGGCATGTCCAGCGTTAATGTGAATAgttttacaatttaaaataaattttctgaaatttattcattttaccttcttcttttttgctatGGCCACACTTTGgcaaaaaattgttgatgtggatgccCGCCTTCTCATATGGTATGTCCGacattgatgtgaatagttttacaatttataataattttttctgaaatttattcattttaccttcttttttttgctaTGGCCACACTTTGgcaaaaaattgttgatgtggatgacAGCCTTCTCATATGGTATGTCCGacattgatgtgaatagttttacaatttataataaattttctgaaatttattcttttttccttttttttttttaactatggcCACGCCCTTGCCAACTCTAGGCAAGGGTGTTTGGGCCCTCACATGTGGTTAGCGATCTCTGTTGGCCACCACCAAGGCCCTAGACCggtgaagggaaagaaaagaaaagaaaaggaaaacaaatcagaaaaaaattgtaaatattaTCCACGTCAACGTTCACTATACCATATAAAAATGCTAAAAAGTAGTTCACGTTAGTGCCGGCCATGGTAATTATTATAACCATCTTTTCCCCTCGTCAATATGAATTAAGTCACCCATTtacatgcaatcctaaaaaacaGCAGACCATGTATTTCATTTGGCTTCGTGGCTCTTACCAAGTGCATTGCAGGCAAAGACTCGTTCATGTGGATAGGACCAACACCGGGAGTGCGCATAACGAACCCCGAACAACTAAAGGAGATCTTCTCCAACATAAACGAATATCCCAAGCCAGGCCCCAATCCCCTGGTGAAGTTGCTCGGGGATGGACTCGTGAATCACGAGGGCGAGAAATGGACACGGTACAGAAAGATCATCAATCCAGCATTCCACATGGAGAAGTTGAAGGTACATGAAACTATTCCCTGGTCAACTGAATTGAACTACACACATTGATGCCTCAGGATTTCTCTTTTAAATCCTCCTTTGCTTTGGTCTGTTGCATTTGCAGCTTATGTTGCCCGCATTTTATTCAAGTTGCACTGAGATGGTTGGTAGATGGGAAAAATTGGTATCAGTAGAGAGATCCTGTGAGATCGACGCGTGGGTCGACCTTCAAAATTTGACCCGTGAGGTAATCTCTCGAACAGCGTTTGGCAGTAGCTTCGAAGAAGGCAAAAGGATCTTCGAACTTCAGGGGGAACAAGCCCATCTCGCGATAATAGCCCTTCAGTCGGTCTACATCCCTGGCTGGAGGTAAAATCGTTCATCATCCATAAGCTAATTGAATCTAAATGAGCTTATGGCTTACAATCATgacattccaaaaaaaaaaccaactatTTGATTCAATGTTTCGCAGGTTTGTGCCAACTAAGATGAACAGGAGGATGAAGAACATAGATAAGGAAGTGCGGGCTCTGCTCATGGACATCATCCGCagaagagagaaagcaataaGGGAAGGGGAAGCTGCTGGCGATGATCTGCTGGGGCTGTTGCTGGAGTCAAACATGAAGGAGAATGTCGGGATGAGCCTTCACGATGTGATCGAGGAGTGCAAGCTTTTCTACTTCGCCGGACAAGAGACCACTTCGGTCTTGCTGGTTTGGACCATGGTCTTGTTGAGTGTGCACTCGGATTGGCAAGCACGAGCTAGGGAGGAGGTTCTCCAAATCTTCGGAAGCGGGAAACCTGACCCTGACGGCTTAAGCCACCTCAAGATTGTAAGTTCAAtgctcttttcctcttttatggAGAATGGGACTCAAAATAGGTCCAATCTAGAGAGTTCTTCACGAGCATCTTTTATCACATGacacatgataatcattctataaTTACTGGATGCGATTTTCCGATCCTTAGTAGATGAaatgtttgtttaaaaataatgtTATCCTATGAAGATGAACACGACAATGAACTGACAGGACAATTTCTTTGCACACTTGGAATTGAACTTGGATTTCCTCTCGACACATGAAcctgattttttggacaatagcctcaagcctccccctttttttttctggataaattacaatatatttCCATCTCTTTGAGGATACTGATATCATTCCAGCATCGTGATCGTTCATAGAATTCTTCTAAGGATTTGTCGCAATCAGGTCACAATGATCTTAAATGAGGTGTTGAGGCTATATCCACCGGTGACTGAGCTGGCGCGGAAGGTTCCTAAGGAAACAAAACTCGGGAAGCTGACCATACCGCCGGAAGTCCAGCTCTTAATGCCGACACTCCTCATCCACCATGATAAAGAACTTTGGGGCGAGGATGCCGAGGAGTTCAAGCCAGAGAGGTTTGCCGAGGGCGTGTCTAAGGCCACCAAAAACCAAGTCTCCTTCTTTCCATTCGGATGGGGCCCTCGTATATGCATCGGCCAAAACTTCGCGTTGATAGAGGCAAAGATGGCGCTTTCCATGATTCTTCAGCAGTTCACGTTTGAGCTCTCTCCATCTTATGCGCATGCTCCTTCTAATGTCCTCATCCTCCAGCCACGATATGGTGTTCAGGTCATCTTGCGCAAGGCAAACTAAAAGTTACAGATCAGGGTGACATGTAGCGTAGACAAATACGTGGATAGATATAATGTCACACTACACCATTTTCGAAGTTTGTACGTTGTTgtttaagaatagaaatttagtGTTTGTAAACGTAATCAAATGGCCTCTTAACTAAGTGACCGGTTATTTTAGTTTGATAACAGCAAGACGCTGGATGTATCTGAATCATCCTTTCAGAAAAACCCCAGTAGAAGATAAGCTATGCTTTTTCCTAGTGCTATAATAAacccatttatttcttttcagataCTGATCTGGCCAATGACCAGTAAAGATGGCTTTATTATCCCTattcttcatattttttaaCGTGCACTAGAGGATACAAAAATTGAACCACATTTCTCCACAAAGGAGAAGAACCACACCAGCTTTATTTGTGCTAGAGACCTTCAACTGCTTGGTCCAAAGCAAATGGAGCCATTGCCGTTAGTGAAAGTTTGATTCGGGGATCATTTTTTCGTTGATTCCGGAATTTGGTCGTGCTGCATGGGAATTTCTGTGAAATCTTGATGAAATGCTTGTAGGGAATCTTTGGATTTTAATTTAGTCTTACAAATTGCTATCTTGGCTAATTCGCTCTAGCATGGGATGATGCGTTACAgatatttcttaaaaaagaagaagaagtcattttccatttctttcttttgccttgttattttcaaataatttcctATTCAATTCTATCGAAAACCCAAAAACGGTTGACTTTTATGTTAACTTATTGGtcaatccattgatcaaaagtcaattcCGAATCAAAAGTTGGCTTTTAACATAAAAAGATTATAAATGATTCTAATTTCACTCTAGCCAGGttagttttcaaaaatttcaaagatttaacccaaaatgttgaaattaaaagtcaatcatatatttgatttttggatATAGGAAAACCAAGCtaaaaaactaaagaaattCAAGTCGATCATTTGAGACTAATAATTAATTTCACGAATTAAAGttcaattttaccattaaacCTCGATTCATTTTATAGCATAAGAGTCGTGACatcaattcaaagtcaattaTGATACAATAAGTTACCCTAGGTATGAGCAATTAATCGAATAAGTGCCTCATGATATtacttgaattcaatttcaattaatttgcgatttcaatcaagaaattatgtgaaattgccCAATTTGGCCTAAAAAGTCCAATTGCATGTACCCATAATGCaagtctattttttttgttaattaagtaaTTAGGTCAATATAAAATAACCGAATTGTATTTATATGGTTTAATTAGCTTGCTTTCTTTAGAATCGGACCATTTTCCTCTAATTGAACAAGCTTTGTTTCCAATTTGATCCTTGAGGGtctaaattacataaaatttaggacttcAGGGGCCAAGATGCTTGAGACGTCGAATCAATCAAACTGGCATGCATTGTTCCCAGGACTGATCGGTTCGCGATACGACCTTGTTTCGAGGTGGAATTGTAGATCAAATTGGGGGGACCAATTGCAAGATTTTGGGACCGGAAATCAAACTGACTGGTCATGATACTAGGAACCGGATCAACCAACCAGTcttgtttggtttgatttggtcTGGTGGAATCAGTAAGTAAGCTATtttataccaaaaataaattaaacagtGTTGCAGCTTGCTGCTTGTGGCACAGTGCATAAATACATGCGGCTTGCTGCTTGTCCCTAGGGAGTTTCCTCATCCACACAACAAGCTTTTCTCTATACTCTCTGTTATTAATGAAGTGACAGTTCATCAGCAAAGGTAAATGGCCTTTCTATTCTCTCAATCCTCCATGAAAGAGTACTTCTTCAGTAGGAGAGGGATAAGGCTTTGACTTGAGATTAAGCTGACAAGTCTTGCAATGAATGTCGGGTTAGTATCTTGAAAGGCTAATTCTCCTTTTTACCGGAAGTTCTCGCATTGACGATttctcatttcctttcttccAAGGCTTGACTTGGGATACAACTTGTTGGGAGTAGGGTTTGGCTTGCCTCTTTTCACTTATTAGGAGGATAGGTTTCGTTGGTATTAGTTGAGCTTAAGAGGCTTCACTAATTGAATCCATCTATAAACCTAGATTCCAATGATCTTGTAACCAAAGCATCAGAACAAAGTTCTACAGTGACCCCTCTCAAGACTCAAGGCTCAACACCCAAGATTAGATTCTTTGTTCTTTAGCATCGAAAGCATGAATCACATCAATTCGACTACCATTTGCTACCAAACAAGTAGATCCAATTTGCTTCATATATTATAATTAGGGAAATTGGGAGGCATTAGGGTTTGTttatcaagaaatttaaaaatatgtatttaatatatataatcaacCGGTCTAGTTTGATCGGTCTAATCGGACTAGTTCTCACATTATAACTAGGAACCAAACCGAccggccaccggttccaagaaTGAGAATTAGGAACCGAACCACCCTCTCTGGGAATCGGCCAAAACTAGGGGGTTTGGTCAAGGAGGTTCTTAGTTCGGGCAATTCCCATTATACACCTCTAATTGGTCTAATCAATTTGACTAGCCACCGGCGAAGAGGTTGATTCGGCCCTCCACCGGTCAGCTCTTGGTGGCCGAGAACCACTAGTGAGTTTACCGTTgtgtgttattttatttttatgcttttcaaCTTtccatattttgcaaaaatatccaTGGATTCTGTGAAATTACAAATGTACctttaattaggccttaatcacaaattctatttaaacttttgatttggtaCATCGACACCATCCGGATGATCATGTGATATATCTTGACTTAATCCATAATAAACTTAATTAGGCCATTCGATCAAGTTTTGACTATCAAATCAAACTGACGACCAAAATTTGATCTTAAAGGGGGACTAAATAAGATTTTTCCCTCCAAAACTTTGGAggagtatttttttattatctgtttttttagatttgaacaggaatttctctctcaaaaactctctcctctctctctttcccatcacttctctttccctttctctctctcttgcactCATAGATTGCTGCGTCGACCACTGCTCACGTGGAACCCCAACAAGCTGAGTACCAAGATCCACCAGCTCCTTTCTTCTCCCATTGTTGCTGCTTGGAGCCCCAATGATTGTCGGAGCTCCTCGATTAGCCCGATCAACCGATTGGACCAATCACCAACGCGAGTGCTTGTGATCCCAGTCGTCAGTTTAGCAACTGGTCGCAACAACCAACTGGCATCCCTCGACGTTGCCCCACCTTCGATCGTCTTCTTTAACCTATCTTGAAGAACCAAGTGATTGAAAAACCACTTAGCTACCACCGGAGGTCCTCCAATTGGCCAATCTCCTGTCGGTGGCTTGAACTGATTCAAAACAAATCGATTCTATCTAGCCATTGATTGGGGGCTTGATCGATGTCAATCCAATCCATCCAACCGTCCATGGCATCTCTTCAACAATCCTTGATGTTTGAGATCCATTCCATAGTTTAGGTTGTCAATCGACCGAGCTCGTTTCATTGAAATCACACAAGGGTAAACAATCAAAACTTGAATCCAATGAAACGAGATCAAGCCAATTGATTGGGGCCAGGACTCAAACCCTAGAACTATATCTCATGTTTAGATTTGTGATTTGGATGTGATGTTATGATATTTGATGATGTTGTGTTGATTGAAGCTGAGATTGAACATGATTTTACATAATCTACCTAGTTCTGCAAAAATCGCATGCTTGAAAGCGACTCTATATTAGGGCAAACCTGAGGTCCTAAATCTCGTTATTTGTCTCAagcttcaattttatttattatgggCCTTAAATGGAGTTTGTTTGATACCTAAAGTGCATCTTGGAAGTTGGATGATTTTGctagattttcatgatattatggtattttggttttcaaacatttttttttctaactttctattgatttttgtgttgagATTTTGGAGATGGTTTCTCCACGGAAATTGTACAAAATTGTGTTGGtataacatattttttttctagaattttttaaGCAAATCTGATTAGGCTAAATATCATAATAACGTCACTATGTTGTTCTGTCCTGTTTGAGTTTGTAACACCCTGGGTTCGTCAATCTATACATATTATCCACTTTGAGCCCATTGGACCCTCATAGTTTTGTTCCTTTAGGCTTCACCCAAAAAATGTGTATGTATAGATAGAGAACCCAGAACCTTATAAGCCAGTCCAAGACTCCCCCTAGGCAATCTAGGACAAGAGACGCACCCCCTCCTTGTGCATGTCCAGGACCGAGGTGCGGATGCACTACTGTCCCTCCTTCCCACGCACTACCGCTTGGGTTGTCACACTTTTCAccaccccttaggagcacaCCATCCTCACTGTAGCCCCATATGTGGTCGAGAGTCGGTTTTGATACTACCTGTAACAACCTAAATTCATCACTATACACATATTATCCACTTTGAACCCCATTGGACcttcacatttttgttt harbors:
- the LOC104448629 gene encoding cytochrome P450 72A15 isoform X1, with protein sequence MEASIQSIALATVLAVLTTWAWRVVNWVWVRPKRLERLLRQQGLSGKPYTFLFGDLKENSRLLTEANSKPIAISDDIKPRLLPFLHQSSQTYGKDSFMWIGPTPGVRITNPEQLKEIFSNINEYPKPGPNPLVKLLGDGLVNHEGEKWTRYRKIINPAFHMEKLKLMLPAFYSSCTEMVGRWEKLVSVERSCEIDAWVDLQNLTREVISRTAFGSSFEEGKRIFELQGEQAHLAIIALQSVYIPGWRFVPTKMNRRMKNIDKEVRALLMDIIRRREKAIREGEAAGDDLLGLLLESNMKENVGMSLHDVIEECKLFYFAGQETTSVLLVWTMVLLSVHSDWQARAREEVLQIFGSGKPDPDGLSHLKIVTMILNEVLRLYPPVTELARKVPKETKLGKLTIPPEVQLLMPTLLIHHDKELWGEDAEEFKPERFAEGVSKATKNQVSFFPFGWGPRICIGQNFALIEAKMALSMILQQFTFELSPSYAHAPSNVLILQPRYGVQVILRKAN